From the Argentina anserina chromosome 3, drPotAnse1.1, whole genome shotgun sequence genome, the window ATGGATTTGGAAAATGAGGAGGCAAAGGAAATGCGAAGAAGAGCAAAGAAGCTCAGTGCTATCTACAGACAAGCAGTTAAAAAAGGAAGGTCGTCTTATAACAGTGTAGAAGCCTTTATCAATGAGCTATCAAAAATGAAGTGACCTAGCTATCAATCAAGATGTAAGAGCTAGAAGCAACTTCAAGCAATATTGGATGACGAATGTGCATTGTGATATCACAATCATATATGATGCACAATTGGCCGGTGGGAATAAATTAAAGATCCTAATAGTATATTAACTTATTAAGTGACTATACTGCTGCAGTTCGTTGTTGTTGATGTTCTCTTGTTATTAGTTTCCATTATCAAATCCCTGTTTCCCaaagcaaaataaaattagtataaagtaataataattaaaacaaaCATTGCATATCCAAACCATAATATAGACAAATCAAAATTTACATTCAATTAAAGATTAATTTGGTTGATAGTTCATCTTTGAAGATTCAACTCAAGTGGAAGACTAATCGAAGCGGCTCATCATGCAAATGATGTTAGACATTTGTTGGTGTACACTTATAGTCGTATATATCTTTGTTCTAAGTTCATTCTCACAGGGAACGTACACTTGTTACACAAAATGTCCATGtagattacatatataatttagggGGCAAAATTAGTAGCAGACAAATGCGTCTATGCTTCGATGCAGTTAACAATTTAGTTCTTCACATCGATCTCCCCAAGTTGCTTGTTCCCACAGTCGACCTCTTGATAGTTCCTCCGAAAATGGAGGATGATTCGGGTATTTCGACCAGTTTCATGACGAGCTCGCTTAGCTAATCAAGAGAATATTCATGAAAGGCTTTTAGGGCGGCTTTTAGTAGCCATCCAGTATATATAGATAAGATAAAGATGGTCATCTATGCCATCAAACCCTGAAAGCTACGGCAAGTCTTCGGCCGTCACTGGTATATCATCAGAAATGGAAACTGTGAAGCTCCAGCGAAACGCTCCCTGCCACGTAGTGACGCTGCCGTACCCTGGTCGAGGCCACATCAACCCCATGATGAATCTCTGCAAGCTTCTCGTTTCGAAACAACACGACATCCTCATCACCTTCGTCGTCACCGAAGAGTGGCACGGCTTCGTCGGATCTGACCCTAAACCCGACAACATCCAGTTCGCTACGGTCCCCAACGTCATACCCTCCGAGATCGGCCGGGCCAAGGACTTTCGGGGATTCGTGGAGGCCGTGAACACCAAGCTGCAAGAGCCGTTCGAGCTACTTCTGGACCGGCTCGTGCCGGAGGCGAGCGTTATAGTTGCGGATACATACGTGGTTTGGGCCGTAAGCGTTGGGAATAAGAGGAATATTCCGGTGGCTTCGCTTTGGACGATGTCAGCCTCTGTGTTCTCGACGTTTGATCACGTCGAGCTGCTCAAAGAAAACGGCCACTTTGCTGCTGATGTGTTAGGTACGTATACGCACTCGCAATAGTTTACCAACTTAGTGAAGTAAATGCATGTGAATGATTTGTAACAATTGTTTTTGCTAATATATATTAGAAATGGTGTGGGGATTCTATGTCCATCATGGGTTTGTAATCATTCTAAATATATAACTAGCTTATCTGTCTTAATGAAAATAGATTAAATAGTACGCAATGTTAGAATAAATCCGAAAATTTGTTTAGATATGAATGACCTATTAAGTGAAGTAAATCGATCAGCTATACATCTATGGAAGTATGAAACTTGAGATAAAGAACCTCAACACTACTTTGAGTCCTTGACAATGCTATCTCGAATTATGCTATCCATAGGCTGTGTTTGCTAACTTGGATTGTATTTGATTACAAATCAAATCTTGATCAGACTGGTTAAGGATAAGATTGAAAGAATCCCACTCCTTTTCCAATCACACGTTTGGTAGCCATGTATGTATGGCTGATTGGAAGCCCAGATCTTGTAACCAATAGAACACTGATCTCAATTCAACATAAATTCTTACTACCCAGGATTCGAATCAACAATAGAGAAGAAAACCCATCCAATTAGAGAAAATGGGACTGAAATTGAATATCCTAAATGATATGGCGGCTAGAGATCGAAAACCACAAACAAGAGTTAACTTTGAAGAGAAAATTTTCCCTAAAAATAATTGAATGAGACCAACGATGAACAACAGTCGAATGGAGTCGAAAACTACTACAGATGACCGGAAATTAGAACAGAGCAAAATGAGATAGCTGCAGACTTGTAGTGGAGGAGATGATGTCGTAGTTTTCTTTGCATAGTGCGTTACTTTAACGGCGAAATTTTTCAAATGAAGTTGGACTTTTTTTAATACACCCGTGAGCAGGATTTTAAATCCATGTTTGATAGGAATAAAATTTTCCGGCCCTACCATGTCTAGTTCTCCAAACATCACGTGAGGTcagatataaatttttttatgaaatccAACCCGTATATCTGGTTAAACAAACACGGCCGTAAGTCTTAGACCTGTAACTAACGTGTTATATTTTGTTGCTATTAGAACATTACTATAGGGCGATCAAGGACGGACGTAAGCAACTCTCTAAAATTGCAGACTTCTCAATTTTTCTGACCAATCGCACGCTGACGACGGATATTCCATTGCCGGATGGTGTCTAAGTCTCTACTTGGAGCTTCTTCTTACCGGTGGAGCCGCTCCTGACTGATTTTTGATCTATTCAGACGAACCGGAAACTGTCCCGAAACTTCAAACCTACTCTCCTTGGGACTTCATCTTCATGATAATGACGTCTAGGATGCATATGTAGTTGCTCCAGCAATAAAAACGGCGTCGCCAACGTGCAATCGGTCGGAAAAGCTGAGACGTCCGCACTTTTGGAGAGTTGCGGACGTCCGTCTCTGAACACCTCGTGCAATATTATTGTAGTCTTGAATCTTGATAGAAGTATATATGTGCTGGTAGGCATATATTTTATCTGAATGTGATTACACGCTAGCTTAATTAAAAGCCATAAAAGTGGGAAAAACCATATCTTACATTAACTGATGGCACTTTTGCTGTGCATATTCCTGGTTGCCAAATATGCATGTACGCAAGTCCGTGGAGATGAAGTAATAGACTACATTCCTGGAATCTCCACCACACGCTTGGCTGATCttcccactatattatatggAGATGGTTTGTCTACCCTCGACAGAGCCCTTGAAGCTGTTTCCAGCACTCACAAAGCACAGTACCTCTTGTTTACTTCATTTTACGAGCTTGAGCCTCAAGTCTTTGACGCACTAAAAGCCAAATTCTCTTTACCTGTCTACCCTATTGGCCCAAGCATTCCACACTTCGAGCTTTCAAAAAATCCTCATGGTAATGACCTAATCTATCTGCAGTGGCTAGACTCTCAACCCAGGAGCTCTGTTCTCTACATATCTCTGGGAAGCTTCTTGTCTGTTTCAAACGCCCAAATGAACGAAATCATTGCCGGAGTAAAGAACAGCGGTGTTAGGTTCTTTTGGGTGGCGCGTGGGGATGCTTCTAAGCTCAAAGATGGTGTTGGTGACATGGGCTTGGTGGTGCCTTGGTGTGACCAATTGAGGGTGTTGTGCCACCAGTCCATTGGAgggttttggtcgcattgtgGTTGGAACTCAACTCAAGAAGCTGTCTATGCTGGTCTTCAGGTTCTTACTTGCCCTATATTTATGGACCAAATCCCAAATGGGAAGCAAATTGTGGACGACTGGAAGATCGGGTATAGAATGAAGAAGGATAAAGTTGGAGgtggagacttggttgccagAGAAGAGATTGCAGAGCTTGTGCATTGGTTTATGGATGTTGAAAGCAATGAAGGGAGGGAGATGAGGAAAAGAGCAAAACAACTCCAAGAGACTTGTCATGGAGCAATTGCAAAGGGTGGTTCTTCAGACTCCAATCTTGATGCTTTTATCAAGGATATTTCGAGATGTTAATTACTTAACTATATTGCTTAATTAATTAAGCTCAAACATTTCATATTTTCTACTAACTCTTTGCGGAAGTAAATTTGTCACTCACTGTTGATACGTCCACCTTCTAATAAGATACCACATATCCATTTTTTTACTACAATCTAACTAAGGTTAACActcttatatttttcttttctaattaTTTAGAGGAAATAATTATGATTAAATTGTTAATTTCCTTCTTCTAATTAATCtgatcattactattccatctattctttcctctctttttttgttctttgataaagaaaaaaaaccatgaCCTTGAAAATAAGGGATTATCTCTAACCTAATATTGACCATGACCTGAAAAGGAAAGCATTGATTATTTCACTACTAGAGAAAACCCTTTTGGAGACAATTTCTTTTGGGACAAACAAAATTTTTGTCCCCCATACATGTGATTAGagacaaaaaaatatattccGCCTCTAATAGTTTTGTTATAAAAATCTCCATCTCACTCTAGTAGGAGACAAATAAGGTGACAACAAATATCCATCTCAAAACTAAGAGGGAAATATTATGATTTATTTTGTTAAGAAAAAAGAGACCcttgtgaaaaaaaattatacttttATGTAAATATTCTTTATAGTGATACTGGGAAACTATATCTATAAACAAGGACGAAGCAGTAAATTTGACataaaaattatgttaaaaacCTAAAGATGATTTAGCGGAGGTGAGTGTTCTAGATTTCGTTGATTCGTTCAAATCTCTAGATTTAGGGTTTTCTAAACCATACAATGGGAGCAACAGGTAGCCACAAGATCCAATAttaaaatctgaaaaccaaCGGAGGAGACTTCATGTGTCCATATAACTCCACCGCCAAGAACACTGATCAAGCTTCAGCCTGAAAATTCACCGCTGAATATTTCGGTAAGTACTGTTCTGATTCACCATTATAATTCTCCGTATCACAACCGCACATCGTCAAAATCCACTTTGCGATTGTTTGTATTAATTAAGAAATTTGAATACCGATTCATCTTTGTGAGATTCTGTAATCTCTTTATTGATGTGATTTGCTTATGGAAATGCAATTTGATTCAGGTGAGAACTATACTACGAATTAGTTCTTCAGGTGCC encodes:
- the LOC126785847 gene encoding UDP-glycosyltransferase 87A1-like, yielding MPSNPESYGKSSAVTGISSEMETVKLQRNAPCHVVTLPYPGRGHINPMMNLCKLLVSKQHDILITFVVTEEWHGFVGSDPKPDNIQFATVPNVIPSEIGRAKDFRGFVEAVNTKLQEPFELLLDRLVPEASVIVADTYVVWAVSVGNKRNIPVASLWTMSASVFSTFDHVELLKENGHFAADVLVRGDEVIDYIPGISTTRLADLPTILYGDGLSTLDRALEAVSSTHKAQYLLFTSFYELEPQVFDALKAKFSLPVYPIGPSIPHFELSKNPHGNDLIYLQWLDSQPRSSVLYISLGSFLSVSNAQMNEIIAGVKNSGVRFFWVARGDASKLKDGVGDMGLVVPWCDQLRVLCHQSIGGFWSHCGWNSTQEAVYAGLQVLTCPIFMDQIPNGKQIVDDWKIGYRMKKDKVGGGDLVAREEIAELVHWFMDVESNEGREMRKRAKQLQETCHGAIAKGGSSDSNLDAFIKDISRC